The nucleotide window CCCTAACTAGATTCTATCCcatttccaaagaaaatggaatttGGAATCCTCTTAATGGCCCTAAGCAGAACAGGAATAAAAATCATATGCCTAGCTTTATTGAACATTTGATGTATGACAGGAGATGTGCCAAGCACACCATTAGTTATTGTCAGATCTTGACTTTAATTGTATTAAAGCAAGCATTAACATCTCCACCTCGTAATAGGGAACAGAAACATAGGAAGGTTAAGTAACATGTCTTTCTTCAGTCTTTGCTTTTCTGGTGCTTGGTGGCTGAGGGGTGGATGGTACAGGTTCCACTGAAGTAGAAAGGTTGTGGCCAAGGTGACTTACCAGAGGTAGATCTAAAGTCAACCAGGCACAGGGAGACTGCTTGTCTCAGTTGGAATCTCTTGACTCTAAAGCTGAGGGtctggctttttttcccccatgatgTACTTAGATCAAAGAAATATCTGGAAGTTCATTTGTTAGCAGTTAGACCTAAGCAGCCTAAGCCTGCATGTCCTAACAACTCTCTAACGGTCCAATAATAGGCATCCCtcaaaaagaagtttcttgttTAACTCTATGTAGTCGTGATTGCTAATGGAACAGTGTGCTTGTTTGCCACTGTAGGAACTTTCCCAGTCCCCAAGTCAGCTTGGACATTGCCACCCTCCTTCTTGTTCTGCGTAGATTGTTTTAGTTTTGCCCTTGCTTCTAAGACcatagctggcctgggtctgaaaaagcatgggataaatccggactagctgaacatagaggacaatgaggaatactgagaactcaggaacaatcacagtgggtttttgatcctactgcacgtactggctttgggggagcctaggcagtttggatgctcacctttggagacctggatagaggtgggcggtccttgggcttcccacaggtcagggaaccctgattgctctttgagcagatgagggagggtgacttgatggggggagggggagggaaatgggaggcggatgagggggggaggcagaaatccttaataaattaattaattaattaaaaaaagaccaTAGCTGTTAATAACTGTTAAACACAAAGCtgtacaaagaaatcctgtcatCAGAAGAAAGCCCATACTAAACCACTTTCCTAGAGGTGGTAGCTTTTGAGATAATGAGTAGAGAGTATCACTGTTCCCCTCAAACCATTCATAGCAAGCTCCTGTTGTGTTCTAGGGAAGCATGTTGCATGTTTAGAGCTGGTGCAGGTCAAAGAAATTGGTTGTTAACATGTCATTTGCGTGTATCAAATCAAGTAGCAATATTAGTCTCTGGGAGATATGGAAGCATAGAAAGCAGGTCATTCTGATCACTGACATGTATAGGGTTGAGCATGTTCATTCCTGATACTTTGCTGCTTGGAACAGAAAAAGAGGTTGTGTTACCCTAAGTATTTACATTCTTGCTTGGCCCTGAAGTTCAGTGATTATaattagaaggaaaaagaaatggaggttTTTGACATTCACTGTTTGGTATTCTTGGAATTTATGCCATTTATcttctagaatttaaaaaataataaatgataaagtcTTAACACAAACCCAGCAAAGAATGATAGGTCAGAAGTGATTAATTCTGGAGCCCTTTCCAGAAGATTAGCGAAGATGAACACTCCTTCCTTCCCCGTATCTGTGAACTCATATTCCCCTTTTTAAGTTGACTGGTACAAAACATAAAAGTTTTTTCCTCGGGCCAGAATGAGAAACAGTTAACTGACAGGTAGCCTTTGATAACAGTTGtgaaatgtaacacatttttttcaCTTACacttggcagagagagagagggagaattgaAATTTGACCTGAAATTAATTTAATCATAGGTCATCACTGTGACTTTACACCTGGAACACATTGTGCATTTCTTTCCCTGTCATCAGAAGAGACAGAGGAGCCAGGAAAGAGCCAAAAAAAACCTACCTAAATGATGTAAGGAATGAAAAGACTCCCTGTGAGAACAGTGCAGTTTCGGACTTTAATTTGGGAAGATGTGGAGGTGTATGGTGCTTAGAAGAGATTTCATATGGGGAAGAAAGGGCCGAGTTCTGGAACCACAGTGATGGTTAATGGTGTCTGTTGATGCTATCTCTTCTACCTCTTATACTCCTGGCATCCATCATGGTCCTGTGTTGTTACTAATATTTTGATGTTATCCACTCAATGATTTGATTaacctttcttaattttttagcAATATTCGCTCTAGTCCAAAGTTTACTTCTCTGACCGTTCTTTATCCCAATTTTGGGAAACTGCCTTGAAGTTATTCTGTCCCTGTGGTGACATTTTATACTTAACAGGATTGCAGAGTAAAGCATCTTAATTTACCATTGGTGGTGATACAAGGTGGGAGTCACAAAACCAGCCCTTTGCTGGAAGTGGTCTGCCGTGCTCACCTTGACTCAagctctgttgttgttgttttttttaatttattgatttttgttgagctctacatttttctctgctcccctccccttcaaccctctcccagggtccccatgctcccaatttactcaggagatgaaGCTCTGTTTTAAACAGACCAGTTAGAAGTTAGAAGGCCAGGCTAGGTTACTAATTATGAGAATGGGCTTTGGAATCTAAGGATTTCATCTTCAGGCTGATTCTGACTTGCCTCTTAGAAGCCTGGTGACAATGACCAAGTCACTTGGGTCTGACTTGAACTTAAGAACATTAAAAGTAGATAAGGTTATCTGAGAAAGGGACCAAGCAGGCACCTCCTAATCATGTAAGATTGCCTTAAAagtcttttttcatattttgcaTGATTTTTTAGGTTTATTACAGGGACACATTATAACTTTGACATAACAACACCAAACTGATATTTTTCTAGTTCAACTGAAATTAGGAGAAGACATACAATCCTAGGAGTCACTCACCTCCAAATTTGCtgtatttctgtttaaaaaaaaaaaagaccttgatAATTATATCATCAACATCTGAGTGAAACGTAAGAGTATACACATTCATAATCATTAAGTTGTAGAAAGTCTAAGGTTGACAGTGCTTCAAACAGTTACTGGATACATAGGCTAGAACTTGAGATTAGTTTTAGTCTCAAACTCTTCTCATTGTTAGGAAAACAGACCTGAGTGAAAAGAGCTCTATGGaaaatgtgtgttcctaattctgCATTCTCTTTCTGGTTTTAAAGGAGGAACCCAGGCTAGACGTCCTGATCAATAATGCAGGGATCTTCCAGTGCCCATACATGAAGACTGAAGATGGCTTTGAGATGCAGTTTGGAGTGAACCATCTGGGCCACTTCCTACTCACCAATCTTCTGCTTGGCCTCCTCAAAAGTTCCGCTCCCAGCAGGATTGTCGTCGTTTCTTCCAAACTTTATAAATATGGAGACATCAACTTTGAAGACTTGAACAGTGAACAGAGCTATAATAAAAGCTTCTCTTATAGTCGAAGCAAACTGGCTAACATTCTTTTCACCAGAGAACTAGCCCGTCGCTTAGAAGGCACAAACGTGACTGTCAATGTGTTGCATCCTGGTATTGTGCGGACAAACCTCGGGAGGCACATACACATCCCACTGTTGGCCAGACCACTTTTTAATTTGGTATCGTGGGCGTTTTTCAAATCTCCACTAGAAGGTGCCCAGACCTCCATCTACTTAGCCTCCTCACCCGAGGTGGAAGGGGTATCCGGAAAGTACTTTGGAGATTGTAAGGAGGAAGAACTATTGCCCAAAGCTATGGATGAGTCAGTCGCAAGAAAACTGTGGGATATCAGTGAAGTGATGGTCGGCATTTTAAAGTAGGAGTAAAGATAAAAGGGCTATTTATAAGACTATCCATCACAGCCTTGGTCGGGAGCAGCATGTTGTGAGTGTGTGCTCCTTGAACACAGTTTGGGTTTTACGGTAATACTGCTGAGAGATACACATGAGTATTTGAAGGGCACTGTTAGGTGGgctaataaaaagttaaataactaAAGTGAGAGAAAccattctgttttattattaaaaattataattgggCAATCACAAATTACAGATGCTGAAGATATCCACAATTTAAAAGATACCTTGAGAGGGTTTTCAAAAACTTTTTGATTTCCATAATGAGATGTTAAGAATTTTTCCTACAATGCCTGTTTTGTGGAAATAGTATGCCTAGTGTGTGCACATAAATTATTACTTGGAATAAATGTATGAAGCCGATTCCTCGGTGTGCATTTCTTTAGAAGTATCTGGGTGCAGTCCATAGCTTGTCCTCCCTGGCCTTTTGTAGTCTTGCTGTACCCATGTTCTTCCTGTCATATCTTGTATGCTGCTCGGAAACTTTTTGTTTATAGAACTCCAATCTATGACCTTGTGTCCTAACACACTTTCAAACCTGTGATGGTTTTCCAGTTAACCTTGCAGTAAGTTTTCTTAGTCTctttctgctgttttgtttttgcttttccttttccttctgtagAAGTCTTTTACTCAAACGTCAGTGTTGAGTATATAAATGTAGCAGTGATGTAGGGCTGGAATTCCCCAAAGGGACATAGATTATTGGAGTTGATAGATCATCCGTAAACTGTAAGCTCTATAATACACCCTGGAGACACTCCACAAACTGTCACATGCCTGTTCTCTGTCTTGTTGAATGGAAAGAACTCTAGCCACCACAGCCCAACAGAGTGGACTAGACACGTTGAAAGAGAGTGcatgaaataatgaaaaacaaacttACAATCTTAGTTAAACAGGCAAATGTCTGGTCACAACCCTCTTAGACTGCCCTGAATATAGAAGAGTCATCCAGGCCCTTGCCTTCGGATCATCTCTTCATATGTTCCCCGACACATGTCCAGCAGGTGGACCTTTAGGCAGAAGCAATTctgtcttcttgttttgtttctcctgACTTAGCTTTGTTAAAGTGCACTAATTGTTCACTCCAGGGCTGGTAGACAATTTAAAAGAATTATCCAAAGAAAGTAAATTTTCTCCCTCAAAATTTAAAGTGTAACTGACACTGAGTGAAAAAGAGCAACAAAGAATGaattataaatacatttacatatgttttataaaatacatatttcatacacatgaattttatttattaaatatatacatatataataaatataaataaaaatgttttataaaaatagttCAGCCAAAATGGGCATATTATAGGCTTCTGTGTTTTAACATCAGAAGCATCAACTTAATAACGTCACTTTTTGTTTGTCCTGTCACCTCAATGTTAATGAAAACAGCAAGGGAGAGGCGGCACCCTTTAGTTTAATAACCATTAGGGCAGAGCTAATGCTTGTTATTTTTAAGAACTTGCCGTACCTGGttaaaaatactgtttcttcTCCAGACTGGAACAATCTTGGCAGATCATGCTAAAGGTCTGCTTTCCTTTAGAGCATCGCCTTCTGAGTACAGCAAATGGTCCTCTCATCACAGGTGTGTCTCCGAGGGCATAGTGGGCAGAGCTACGCCATATCctttgaaatgtattttagaaGGTCATCCTACAAAGAGACCTGCTTCACTTGGAAATATGGGCAGGAAGTACACGAGAATGCAGCT belongs to Microtus pennsylvanicus isolate mMicPen1 chromosome 8, mMicPen1.hap1, whole genome shotgun sequence and includes:
- the Rdh14 gene encoding retinol dehydrogenase 14, encoding MAVATVAAALLAALGGTLWLAVRRFSGARGQRMQGGGDQSLMHGKTVLITGANSGLGRATAAELLRLGARVIMGCRDLGRAEEAAGQLRQELGQAGGQDPDATKGQLVVKELDLASLRSVRAFCQELLQEEPRLDVLINNAGIFQCPYMKTEDGFEMQFGVNHLGHFLLTNLLLGLLKSSAPSRIVVVSSKLYKYGDINFEDLNSEQSYNKSFSYSRSKLANILFTRELARRLEGTNVTVNVLHPGIVRTNLGRHIHIPLLARPLFNLVSWAFFKSPLEGAQTSIYLASSPEVEGVSGKYFGDCKEEELLPKAMDESVARKLWDISEVMVGILK